A window from Primulina huaijiensis isolate GDHJ02 chromosome 13, ASM1229523v2, whole genome shotgun sequence encodes these proteins:
- the LOC140990834 gene encoding uncharacterized protein, with amino-acid sequence MLNLCPPKIKPIFQQISLPAFVSSAAALAYPSQPSSPYLSNLATSILNSRSPKQALELFDAASRTINPARTLKLHSAIIHFLTDAKLYVKARCLIKDLIEILRTNRKPHKVCSSIFNALYHSRTSENNFNVFGVLIVALCEKGFVDEGYWVYRRLGKLPAVQVCNALLNGILKTGRVEFMWYVYGDMVLKGASPSEVTYGILIDASRDRGDVAKAKELFDEMIQKGLKPTVVNYTTLIHCLSLENKISEAESFFRRMREVDVDPNVYTYNTIMDGYAKMVNVLKVLELYHEMLDYKVLPNFVTYCIIIDLFAKMGKLVAFSSYFVHMVKLNVVPNVYIYNCIMDGFCNAGDLSSAEDMYLEMEKFGISPDVFTWGILMKGYCGIGKVQDAEHVFWKMKNAGLMANSVVYNTLIDGYCKNGNMEKALEICSQMVANNLQPDIVTFCTLIDGYCKVGKMDAAMGLYSEMAIKGYKPDVVAYTSLIDGHFKGGNKDAALRLHKEMIESGIASNVFTVSCLIDGMCKHSRINDAIKIFLEQSPAGSGEKVGQLGNDNIRRGSLNIVTYSALINGLCTDGQIFKASKFFSDLRRSGLRLEISDYAVIIKGHSVSKHVFDVMMLQADMLKLGMLPNAFLYKLLDRCYQDMGDFASAMKCRD; translated from the coding sequence atgttgaatctTTGCCCACCAAAAATTAAACCCATTTTCCAGCAAATCTCCTTGCCGGCGTTCGTATCATCTGCCGCCGCACTGGCGTATCCTTCACAGCCGTCATCACCTTACCTATCAAATTTAGCCACTTCAATACTCAATTCCAGGAGCCCAAAACAAGCGCTCGAACTCTTTGACGCGGCCTCCAGAACCATCAATCCAGCGAGGACTCTGAAACTCCACTCCGCCATTATCCATTTCTTGACCGACGCGAAATTGTATGTGAAGGCAAGATGTTTGATAAAAGACCTCATTGAGATTTTAAGAACAAACCGGAAGCCTCATAAAGTGTGTTCTTCGATTTTCAATGCACTTTATCACAGTCGGACTTCGGAGAACAATTTTAATGTGTTTGGAGTGTTGATCGTTGCTTTATGCGAAAAGGGTTTTGTTGATGAAGGGTATTGGGTGTACCGCAGGTTGGGCAAGCTGCCTGCTGTTCAAGTTTGTAATGCACTTTTGAATGGGATTCTGAAAACGGGCCGGGTAGAGTTCATGTGGTATGTTTATGGAGACATGGTTCTGAAAGGTGCATCCCCGAGTGAGGTGACTTATGGTATACTAATCGATGCTTCTCGTGATCGAGGGGATGTTGCGAAAGCCAAAGAGTTGTTCGATGAGATGATCCAAAAAGGGTTGAAGCCAACGGTTGTGAATTATACTACACTTATACACTGCCTATCTTTGGAGAATAAGATTTCTGAAGCAGAAAGCTTTTTTCGGAGGATGCGAGAAGTTGATGTTGATCCTAATGTGTACACTTACAATACTATAATGGATGGATATGCTAAGATGGTAAATGTTCTGAAAGTCCTTGAACTGTATCACGAGATGCTAGATTATAAAGTTCTGCCGAATTTTGTCACCTATTGCATCATAATCGATTTATTTGCCAAAATGGGAAAACTTGTGGCTTTTAGTAGCTATTTTGTGCATATGGTGAAACTAAACGTTGTTCctaatgtgtatatatataactgTATTATGGATGGATTCTGTAACGCTGGTGATCTATCTTCTGCTGAGGACATGTATCTGGAGATGGAGAAATTCGGTATTTCTCCGGATGTTTTTACGTGGGGTATACTTATGAAGGGCTACTGTGGAATTGGTAAAGTTCAAGATGCAGAGCATGTTTTTTGGAAGATGAAAAATGCAGGATTAATGGCAAATTCTGTGGTGTATAATACATTAATTGATGGATATTGTAAGAACGGAAACATGGAGAAAGCTCTGGAGATTTGTTCTCAAATGGTGGCGAATAATTTGCAGCCGGATATAGTTACTTTCTGTACACTAATAGATGGATACTGCAAAGTAGGAAAGATGGATGCCGCCATGGGACTTTATTCAGAAATGGCAATCAAAGGTTACAAGCCCGATGTGGTTGCATacactagtttgattgatgGGCACTTCAAAGGTGGTAACAAAGATGCAGCTCTTAGACTGCACAAAGAAATGATAGAATCTGGAATTGCTTCCAATGTCTTTACAGTTAGTTGTTTGATTGACGGGATGTGTAAACATAGTAGGATCAATGATGCAATCAAGATTTTCTTGGAACAATCTCCAGCTGGCTCCGGTGAAAAAGTAGGCCAGTTAGGCAACGATAATATACGCCGTGGTTCCCTAAATATTGTCACATATTCTGCCTTGATCAATGGTTTGTGCACAGATGGTCAGATTTTTAAGGCCAGCAAATTTTTTTCTGATCTGCGAAGAAGTGGGTTACGACTAGAAATCTCTGATTATGCTGTTATTATAAAGGGCCATTCTGTATCCAAACATGTGTTTGATGTTATGATGCTGCAAGCAGATATGCTAAAGTTGGGCATGCTGCCAAATGCATTCTTATACAAGTTACTGGATAGGTGTTATCAGGATATGGGTGATTTTGCATCCGCCATGAAGTGTCGTGATTGA
- the LOC140991719 gene encoding 2-hydroxy-palmitic acid dioxygenase mpo1-like: MGLFDLEKHFSFYGAYHSNPVNILIHMIFVWPILFTALVLLYFTPPLFKLSAIQSLDDGFLIFNYGFLFTVVYAFYYVGLDKKAGSLAAFLVFLCWIGSIALARSLGFSLAWRVVLASQLLCWTGQFIGHGVFEKRAPALLDNLAQAFLMAPFFVLLEALQSSFGYEPYPGFRARVEAEIDADIKEWKDKKHKKNS, encoded by the exons ATGGGGTTGTTTGATTTGGAGAAGCATTTTTCATTTTACGGAGCTTATCACAGCAATCCCGTCAATATACTCATCCATATGATATTTGTTTGGCCGATTCTGTTCACTGCTTTGGTTCTTCTCTATTTCACGCCACCTTTGTTCAAGCTCTCTGCGATTCAATCACTGGACGATGGTTTCTTGATTTTCAATTACGGGTTCTTGTTCACTGTCGTCTATGCCTTTTATTATGTTGGGTTGGACAAAAAAGCGGGTTCTTTGGCTGCGTTCTTGGTTTTCCTATGTTGGATTGGGAGCATCGCTCTTGCTCGTAGCCTAGGGTTCTCTTTAGCTTGGAGG GTTGTTCTGGCATCTCAATTACTGTGCTGGACTGGACAGTTCATAGGCCACGGGGTGTTTGAG AAGCGAGCACCTGCTTTGCTGGACAATCTCGCACAAGCATTCCTCATGGCACCTTTCTTTGTATTACTAGAG GCTCTGCAGTCTTCCTTTGGATATGAGCCATACCCAGGGTTTCGTGCTAGAGTCGAGGCGGAGATTGATGCTGACATCAAAGAGTGGAAGGACAAGAAACACAAGAAAAATTCTTAA